The Eurosta solidaginis isolate ZX-2024a chromosome 4, ASM4086904v1, whole genome shotgun sequence genome includes a window with the following:
- the dsh gene encoding segment polarity protein dishevelled, translating into MDADKNSHETKVIYHIDDETTPYLVKIPIPSAQVTLKDFKMVLNKQNNNYKYFFKSMDADFGVVKEEIADDSTILPCFNGRVVSWLVSADGTNQSDNCSELQASECDVRPNMRGLHQQKVGGGGGVGVGGGGGMMGMGMPSLGGGGGGVGVGITNTSVITNPMMQHPLTYQSASVLSSDLDSTSLFGTESEITLDRDMTDYSSVQRLQVRKKPQRRKKRAPSMSRTSSYSSITDSTMSLNIITVSINMEAVNFLGISIVGQSNRGGDGGIYVGSIMKGGAVALDGRIEPGDMILQVNEVNFENMTNDEAVRVLREVVQKPGPIKLVVAKCWDPNPKGYFTIPRTEPVRPIDPGAWVAHTQALTAHDSIIPDIPEPIKERLDQNNLEEIVKAMTKPDSGLEIRDRMWLKITIPNAFIGADAVNWVLENVEDVQDRREARRIVSAMLRNNYIKHTVNKLTFSEQCYYVVNDDRNINCRSNISHADTESITSDIGPLPNPPIYMPYSATYNPSHGYQPIQYGLTERHISSGSSSSDVLTSKDISASQSDITSVIHQTNQMTIAHGSNKSSGSSNRGNNEQDASVFNYVL; encoded by the coding sequence ATGGACGCAGATAAGAATAGCCATGAAACAAAAGTAATCTATCATATTGATGATGAGACTACCCCGTATTTGGTGAAAATTCCCATACCCTCTGCGCAGGTAACACTTAAGGACTTCAAAATGGTGCTcaacaaacaaaataacaattataaatatTTCTTCAAATCAATGGATGCCGACTTTGGTGTGGTAAAAGAAGAGATTGCCGACGATTCGACCATACTACCTTGCTTTAATGGACGTGTAGTCTCATGGCTCGTATCAGCTGATGGTACAAATCAGTCTGATAACTGTTCAGAGCTGCAGGCTAGCGAATGCGATGTGCGTCCAAATATGCGAGGATTACACCAACAAAAAGTAGGAGGAGGAGGAGGCGTtggtgttggtggtggtggcggcATGATGGGAATGGGCATGCCCTCTTTAGGCGGTGGCGGTGGTGGTGTTGGTGTGGGTATAACGAATACAAGTGTCATAACAAATCCAATGATGCAGCATCCTCTTACATATCAGTCTGCTTCTGTGCTGTCTAGTGATTTGGATTCAACAAGTTTATTTGGTACCGAATCTGAAATAACATTAGATCGTGATATGACAGATTATAGTAGCGTCCAAAGATTGCAGGTGCGTAAGAAACCACAACGACGTAAAAAACGGGCACCCAGCATGTCACGCACCTCTAGCTATTCATCGATAACCGATTCAACAATGTCGCTTAACATCATCACTGTATCTATTAATATGGAAGCGGTCAATTTCCTTGGCATTTCAATAGTGGGTCAATCAAATCGAGGAGGTGATGGTGGCATTTATGTAGGCAGCATAATGAAAGGCGGGGCAGTAGCGTTAGATGGCCGCATAGAACCTGGCGATATGATACTTCAAGTAAATGaagtaaattttgaaaatatgacCAACGATGAAGCTGTACGCGTATTGCGCGAGGTTGTACAAAAGCCTGGCCCAATTAAATTAGTAGTAGCCAAATGTTGGGATCCAAATCCAAAAGGTTATTTCACCATACCAAGAACTGAGCCGGTACGCCCAATCGATCCTGGCGCATGGGTGGCACACACTCAGGCATTGACTGCACACGATAGTATTATACCCGATATACCAGAACCAATCAAAGAGCGCCTCGATCAAAATAATTTAGAAGAGATTGTGAAGGCTATGACAAAACCTGATAGTGGTTTAGAAATAAGAGATCGTATGTGGCTTAAAATAACCATACCGAATGCATTTATTGGCGCCGATGCTGTTAATTGGGTACTCGAAAATGTTGAAGATGTACAAGATCGTCGCGAGGCACGTCGCATTGTATCTGCAATGTTGCGCAACAATTATATTAAACATACGGTCAATAAGCTAACATTTTCTGAGCAATGCTACTATGTGGTTAATGATGATCGCAATATCAATTGTCGATCCAACATTAGTCATGCTGATACGGAAAGCATTACCAGCGACATTGGTCCTCTACCAAATCCTCCCATTTATATGCCATATTCAGCCACCTATAATCCCAGTCATGGGTATCAGCCCATACAATATGGTTTAACAGAACGACACATTTCATCTGGTTCGAGTAGTTCAGATGTGTTGACGAGCAAGGATATATCGGCATCACAAAGTGACATCACATCGGTTATACATCAGACCAACCAAATGACCATAGCTCATGGATCAAATAAATCTTCCGGTTCATCGAATCGTGGTAATAACGAACAGGATGCCTCGGTTTTTAATTACGTGCTgtag